In the genome of Pseudomonadota bacterium, one region contains:
- a CDS encoding SulP family inorganic anion transporter codes for MPGNANKPEQLLKNRFNPGKFFTNLTAGLISGVITITMGTAFSALIFAGPLSDFMSRGVSLILFGAFIMGVFTAITSSYKGTVVHPQEIPAVILALIASFIASAMQGKGTGEAVFVTVVAVIILTSLATGLFFLILGFLKAGNLIRFIPYPVIGGFLAGTGLLLVKGAFSVMTGKTLAIANLLYLAQPDILIKWFPGLFLAIILFLILRWRKHYLVMPLWLCASFGLFYLIMVTAHIPLSEVRAQGWLIEAFQKIEFRYPLSLSSFSQINWPLILTQIGNIGTIPIICCVSMLLNASSLELVVREEIDLNRELRSVGAADFMAGLFGGTAGFHSLSLSTLRYSMGANNRMVGLFSAAMCGSIIFFGSSLLSYFPRPIMGSVLLYLGFAFLYQWLYEAWFKLPRLDCFLIILILVVIGALGFIEGVGAGILIAIIIFVVRYSHVNVIKHALSGINYHSNVDRAPHQQQVLDEKGEEIYILKLQGFIFFGTANNLFEDIRKRANDRIMMPLRSVILDFRLVNGVDSSAVNSFSKMRQHAEVHSYVLVFTQISAELFNQFKRGGFDFMDDESFHMFPDLDLGMEWCENEILCSIDSVCIEKKQNLEDQLQDFLLSSVRIDHFLHYLERQEVPEGYYLIKQGDPPHSLYYLESGQVTVTLRNEYGQTVRLRTMGPGTVVGELGLYLSLPSTASVVTIKQSVFFKLTVEALRSMEEKEPELAAAFHRFIIHRMGERLAYTNQLLQVLMD; via the coding sequence ATGCCCGGCAATGCCAATAAACCGGAACAACTTTTAAAAAACCGATTTAACCCTGGTAAATTTTTTACAAATTTGACTGCAGGGCTAATCTCCGGGGTTATCACAATCACCATGGGCACAGCTTTTTCTGCCCTTATATTTGCAGGCCCTTTGTCTGATTTTATGTCCCGCGGTGTCAGCCTTATTCTTTTCGGCGCTTTTATAATGGGTGTTTTTACAGCAATTACAAGTTCTTACAAAGGTACTGTAGTGCACCCCCAGGAAATTCCAGCGGTAATTCTTGCCCTTATTGCGTCTTTCATTGCTTCTGCAATGCAGGGCAAGGGAACAGGGGAAGCTGTTTTTGTAACCGTTGTTGCCGTGATTATTTTAACATCTCTTGCCACGGGACTTTTTTTTCTTATCCTCGGTTTTTTAAAGGCAGGCAATCTTATACGGTTTATTCCTTACCCTGTAATAGGGGGATTCCTCGCCGGCACCGGTTTACTGCTGGTCAAGGGAGCATTCAGTGTAATGACAGGGAAAACGCTTGCCATTGCCAATCTGCTTTATCTTGCCCAGCCTGATATCTTGATCAAGTGGTTTCCGGGTCTCTTCCTTGCCATTATTTTGTTTTTGATTCTTCGATGGCGGAAACACTATCTTGTTATGCCCCTTTGGCTTTGCGCTTCCTTTGGTCTTTTTTATCTCATTATGGTTACAGCTCATATTCCCTTAAGCGAAGTGCGGGCACAGGGGTGGCTTATAGAAGCATTTCAAAAGATAGAATTTAGATACCCCTTATCATTGTCATCTTTTTCGCAGATTAACTGGCCGCTGATTTTAACGCAGATCGGAAACATAGGGACTATTCCAATAATCTGCTGCGTTTCCATGCTGCTCAATGCGAGCAGCCTTGAGCTTGTCGTGCGGGAAGAAATTGACCTTAACCGGGAACTCAGATCAGTTGGGGCTGCTGACTTCATGGCAGGTCTTTTCGGCGGCACTGCCGGTTTTCACTCGCTTAGCCTTTCCACTCTCAGATATTCCATGGGGGCAAACAATAGAATGGTAGGGCTATTTTCCGCAGCCATGTGCGGTTCCATTATCTTTTTCGGAAGTTCCCTTTTATCTTATTTCCCAAGACCAATTATGGGCAGTGTGCTGCTTTACCTCGGCTTTGCCTTCCTGTATCAATGGCTATATGAAGCCTGGTTCAAGCTCCCCAGGCTTGATTGCTTCCTTATAATCCTTATACTCGTAGTCATAGGGGCTTTAGGTTTTATCGAAGGGGTAGGGGCAGGCATACTTATAGCCATCATAATCTTTGTAGTGCGATACAGCCACGTTAATGTGATAAAACATGCCCTTTCAGGTATCAATTATCACAGCAACGTAGACCGTGCTCCGCATCAGCAGCAAGTCCTTGATGAGAAAGGAGAGGAAATTTATATCCTGAAACTTCAGGGTTTTATTTTCTTCGGCACTGCCAATAATTTATTCGAGGATATACGCAAAAGAGCAAATGATCGGATTATGATGCCTCTTCGCTCAGTCATCCTTGATTTCAGACTTGTGAACGGCGTCGATTCATCGGCAGTAAATAGTTTCAGCAAGATGAGGCAGCACGCTGAGGTACATAGCTATGTTCTTGTATTTACACAGATATCAGCGGAACTTTTCAACCAGTTCAAAAGGGGTGGTTTTGATTTCATGGACGATGAGTCCTTCCATATGTTTCCTGACCTCGACCTTGGCATGGAGTGGTGTGAAAATGAGATTTTATGCAGCATTGATTCGGTTTGTATTGAGAAAAAACAGAACCTTGAAGATCAACTACAGGATTTTCTCCTGTCTTCAGTCAGAATAGACCATTTTCTTCATTATCTTGAGCGGCAGGAAGTTCCTGAAGGCTATTACCTGATAAAACAGGGCGATCCTCCTCATTCCCTCTACTATCTTGAATCCGGTCAGGTAACTGTAACGCTTCGCAATGAATATGGTCAAACAGTCCGTTTACGGACCATGGGCCCGGGTACGGTAGTTGGAGAACTGGGACTCTACCTGAGCCTCCCATCAACGGCATCTGTAGTAACAATAAAACAAAGTGTCTTTTTCAAATTAACAGTTGAAGCTTTACGCAGTATGGAGGAAAAAGAACCTGAGCTGGCCGCTGCCTTTCACAGGTTTATAATTCATCGTATGGGAGAACGGCTTGCCTATACTAACCAGCTCCTGCAGGTGCTGATGGATTAA
- a CDS encoding acetate--CoA ligase family protein yields MEKLFYPQSIVIIGLSAKANNIPKLILENLLRWGYRGRIFGVNPKNDELNVSGIKMYKEVEDLPEIPDLAVCLIPARFVPESVEKCGKFGITRMAILSGGFSEFGDEGKNLSSVLLKTARKYNIKFVGPNCIAVANTGNGLCLPFVPIYPPARGGMSIITQSGGVGLMLFNLLADENVGMAKFISIGNKLDLDEADFLEYLDQDPETDTICMYLESISNGNRLIQVAKKVRKPIIVYKSNTTSAGGRAALSHTSALSNDEDIIDAAFEEAGIIRIHNFGDLVAVAKAFVLPPMRGNRIMVMSPAGGFAVMGADLCEKAGFEFADPGEEFYNSLNKFANAGVIKFSNPLDMGDIYDPHMVAHVNYEVMHNDNVDGAIYIGQKPKMPEGNNVFTGLFLTDLSKETYGSILSSGKPLGVCLYGLSGYLHTVKEYSNYPIFNNPEEMVRALSFQKDWHTRRYIDQEAPPTNSYFNKDDLRKWIDAHGEVIGEDALELLRMSGISAAVSDIARNEQDAVELAKEIGYPVAMKVVSPDALHKTDAGGVVVGVRDEKGVKRYFSQIRQNLEEYKKGASFEGIRIQAMADEGYDMFIGGKFDKSFGPVVIFGFGGIYVEVFKDVQTCLCPANAQFVRKKIESLKSYALLKGARGMEPADIDGYVSSVVRVSWILAEFPEIKEMDVNPLRLLKDGSGVCALDARMVVDKKPFRIFSFNEKIQP; encoded by the coding sequence ATGGAAAAACTTTTCTATCCACAATCAATAGTTATTATCGGACTGTCGGCTAAGGCTAATAATATTCCCAAGCTGATTCTGGAGAATCTCCTGCGATGGGGTTACAGGGGACGCATATTTGGAGTAAATCCAAAGAACGACGAGTTGAACGTCAGCGGGATCAAGATGTATAAGGAGGTTGAAGACCTGCCGGAAATTCCTGATCTTGCGGTATGCCTTATACCTGCCCGCTTTGTACCTGAGTCGGTTGAAAAATGCGGAAAGTTCGGAATCACACGAATGGCCATTTTATCGGGAGGATTTTCAGAATTCGGAGATGAGGGTAAAAATCTATCATCTGTTCTTTTAAAAACTGCCCGGAAGTATAATATCAAGTTTGTGGGTCCAAACTGTATTGCAGTGGCAAATACCGGAAATGGTCTCTGCCTTCCCTTCGTCCCGATTTACCCACCCGCCAGGGGAGGAATGTCCATTATAACCCAGAGCGGCGGCGTCGGTCTCATGCTCTTCAACCTGCTCGCTGATGAAAATGTGGGCATGGCAAAGTTTATCAGCATCGGAAATAAGCTTGACCTTGATGAAGCAGATTTTCTTGAGTACCTGGACCAGGACCCTGAGACAGATACTATTTGTATGTACCTTGAAAGCATCAGCAATGGAAATCGTCTTATTCAGGTCGCTAAAAAGGTCAGGAAACCTATAATAGTCTATAAATCGAATACCACATCGGCCGGAGGAAGGGCTGCATTAAGCCATACCAGCGCACTCAGTAATGATGAGGATATTATAGATGCAGCTTTTGAGGAAGCTGGGATTATTAGAATACACAATTTCGGGGACCTTGTGGCTGTTGCCAAAGCTTTCGTGCTTCCTCCAATGCGTGGAAATCGGATTATGGTTATGAGTCCGGCCGGCGGGTTCGCCGTTATGGGTGCAGACTTGTGTGAAAAGGCAGGCTTTGAGTTTGCCGATCCCGGTGAAGAGTTCTATAATAGTTTGAATAAGTTTGCCAATGCAGGGGTAATCAAATTTTCCAATCCACTCGACATGGGAGATATTTATGATCCACATATGGTAGCCCATGTAAATTACGAGGTAATGCACAATGATAATGTTGATGGTGCAATTTATATCGGTCAGAAGCCGAAGATGCCTGAAGGAAATAATGTTTTTACCGGTCTGTTTTTGACGGACTTGTCAAAGGAAACTTACGGCTCAATTCTTTCATCAGGGAAACCACTGGGGGTATGTCTCTATGGACTTTCCGGGTACCTGCATACAGTAAAGGAATATTCGAACTATCCGATTTTTAATAATCCCGAAGAGATGGTGCGAGCACTCTCCTTCCAGAAAGACTGGCATACAAGAAGGTATATCGATCAAGAGGCGCCTCCAACGAACTCATATTTTAATAAAGACGATCTTCGAAAGTGGATCGATGCTCATGGAGAGGTAATCGGTGAAGATGCCCTTGAACTGCTTCGCATGTCAGGCATATCCGCAGCCGTCTCAGATATTGCAAGGAATGAGCAAGATGCAGTTGAACTGGCAAAAGAGATCGGATACCCGGTTGCAATGAAGGTTGTATCTCCCGATGCTCTCCACAAGACCGATGCCGGTGGGGTTGTCGTTGGGGTCAGAGATGAGAAGGGGGTTAAGAGATATTTTTCGCAAATACGTCAGAATCTTGAAGAATATAAGAAGGGCGCTAGTTTTGAGGGGATACGGATACAGGCAATGGCCGATGAAGGCTACGATATGTTCATCGGAGGCAAATTCGATAAATCTTTCGGTCCCGTAGTCATTTTCGGTTTCGGAGGCATATATGTGGAAGTTTTCAAAGATGTTCAAACCTGCCTGTGCCCTGCCAATGCACAGTTTGTAAGGAAAAAGATCGAATCTCTTAAATCTTATGCACTTCTGAAGGGAGCCCGGGGTATGGAACCTGCAGATATTGATGGATACGTTAGTTCCGTTGTGAGAGTATCGTGGATACTTGCAGAATTCCCGGAAATAAAAGAAATGGATGTCAATCCTTTACGACTCCTTAAGGACGGATCAGGCGTCTGTGCCCTCGATGCCCGCATGGTTGTGGATAAAAAACCTTTTAGAATATTTTCCTTCAATGAAAAGATTCAGCCATAA
- a CDS encoding PAS domain S-box protein, whose translation MNTVAKHVLNIYKNSCKTKKLQEELYTVLTQLFDIMFLAGGIFGGIALLFSIYRSINYGWYPAVFLHTGMYLFAMVILFFRRRISVIFMFSALLSLICVDVLYSLINMGLASAGFASLTVLCIFAGVFLGVRAGIIAMCASILTASLIGAGICTGMINMKPDIINHISAPVGWIVQIACFVVYVMPLILAINSIQQKMVRSLSESRETNEKLQAEILVRRRAVEELQESEKKYRNIFENAVEGIFQATPDGEVLNVNPSLARMAGFASPQDMVKNIKDLNQFYVDSQDRDHLKKIISEQGYVEGFEVQLYRQDRSIAWISMNARAVCSGEGHCVYLEGSIEDISKRKSAEIALRESEEKYRTVVENSLVGSFIIQDGLFRFVNPLFCKISGYTYNEIIDKLSPLDIILPDEREKIRKNLESRMDGNTCQSEYELKVVRKDGKVITIKILGNFIIYNGRPASFGTLIDITKEVALESQLRQAQKMEAIGTLAGGIAHDFNNIITALIGFGTLLQMKMDRTDPLRIYVEQILSASRKAASLTQSLLAFSRQQPITLKPLNVNNAVRGSEKLLQRLITEDIAFTTDLGAEDITIMADASQIDQILFNLVSNARDAMPRGGNLIITTKAVELDREFVLAHGFGETGQYALIAVSDTGTGMDTKTKENIFDPFFTTKAIGKGTGLGLSTVYGIVKQHGGYITTDSWPNKGTIFNVYLPVVKSAVHNIQPSVELMKGGRETILVAEDDEDVRLFVKDILSEHGYTVIEAVNGNEAIERFREHKGISLLVLDSIMPRKNGIDVYNATKIFAPDIKALFMSGYTLDMVSDKGVEQSEYDFIKKPLLPDELLKKVREILDRQ comes from the coding sequence ATGAACACGGTGGCAAAACATGTACTGAACATCTACAAAAATTCCTGTAAAACAAAAAAGTTACAGGAAGAGTTATACACAGTCCTGACACAGCTTTTTGATATAATGTTTCTGGCAGGCGGAATTTTCGGGGGTATTGCGCTTCTTTTTTCAATCTACCGGTCAATAAATTACGGATGGTACCCTGCAGTCTTTTTACACACAGGTATGTATCTCTTTGCCATGGTAATTCTCTTTTTTCGCCGACGAATATCTGTCATTTTCATGTTTTCAGCATTGCTTAGTCTTATCTGTGTAGATGTCCTGTATTCTCTTATCAACATGGGGCTTGCAAGCGCCGGTTTTGCCAGCCTCACCGTACTTTGTATCTTCGCAGGGGTTTTCCTCGGTGTAAGAGCGGGAATCATAGCTATGTGCGCCAGCATCCTGACAGCATCATTAATCGGCGCTGGCATTTGCACAGGCATGATCAACATGAAGCCCGATATTATCAATCATATATCAGCGCCCGTTGGATGGATTGTACAGATCGCATGTTTTGTTGTGTATGTAATGCCGCTCATTCTTGCAATAAACAGCATACAACAAAAAATGGTCAGGTCTTTGAGTGAATCAAGGGAAACAAACGAGAAACTTCAGGCTGAAATACTGGTAAGGAGAAGGGCCGTAGAAGAATTACAGGAGAGTGAGAAAAAATACCGTAACATCTTCGAAAATGCAGTAGAAGGTATTTTTCAGGCTACTCCGGATGGCGAGGTACTAAATGTAAATCCTTCCCTGGCACGGATGGCCGGCTTTGCCTCTCCGCAGGATATGGTTAAAAACATCAAAGACCTTAATCAGTTCTATGTTGATTCCCAGGACAGGGATCATCTTAAAAAAATCATAAGCGAACAGGGATATGTTGAAGGTTTTGAGGTGCAGTTGTACAGGCAAGACAGAAGTATCGCATGGATCTCCATGAACGCCCGCGCTGTTTGTAGCGGGGAAGGCCATTGCGTATACCTTGAAGGAAGCATAGAGGACATATCTAAACGGAAGTCTGCCGAGATTGCACTTCGTGAGTCAGAGGAAAAATACCGCACTGTGGTGGAAAATTCACTTGTAGGGTCCTTTATTATTCAGGACGGCCTCTTCAGATTCGTCAATCCCCTGTTCTGCAAGATATCAGGATATACCTATAATGAAATTATTGACAAATTGAGCCCACTGGATATTATCCTTCCCGATGAACGGGAAAAAATACGAAAAAACCTCGAAAGCCGCATGGATGGCAATACATGTCAAAGTGAATATGAATTAAAGGTAGTCAGAAAGGACGGCAAGGTTATTACAATAAAAATTCTGGGAAATTTTATCATTTACAATGGAAGACCGGCTTCCTTTGGGACGCTGATTGACATTACAAAAGAGGTAGCACTTGAGTCACAGCTCCGTCAGGCCCAGAAGATGGAGGCTATTGGCACGCTCGCCGGCGGCATTGCCCATGATTTCAATAATATCATTACTGCCCTGATAGGATTCGGAACCCTCCTGCAAATGAAAATGGATAGAACAGACCCCTTAAGGATATATGTGGAACAGATACTGTCAGCGTCCCGGAAGGCGGCAAGCCTTACGCAAAGCCTCCTGGCCTTCAGCAGGCAGCAGCCCATCACTTTAAAACCATTAAACGTCAATAATGCCGTCAGGGGATCTGAGAAACTTCTGCAACGTCTCATTACTGAGGATATTGCATTTACAACCGATCTGGGCGCGGAGGATATTACAATTATGGCAGATGCAAGCCAGATTGACCAAATCCTTTTTAATCTCGTTTCCAATGCGAGAGATGCAATGCCGAGAGGAGGAAATTTAATTATCACAACAAAAGCTGTTGAACTGGACAGAGAGTTTGTATTAGCTCACGGGTTCGGTGAAACAGGACAGTATGCACTCATTGCCGTATCGGATACAGGTACAGGCATGGACACAAAGACAAAAGAAAATATCTTCGACCCCTTCTTTACAACTAAAGCTATCGGAAAGGGTACAGGACTCGGTCTATCCACTGTCTACGGGATTGTAAAGCAGCACGGCGGATACATCACTACCGACAGTTGGCCAAACAAAGGGACTATCTTCAACGTCTATCTTCCTGTAGTCAAAAGCGCTGTCCATAATATACAGCCTTCGGTTGAACTTATGAAAGGTGGAAGAGAGACAATTCTTGTTGCAGAGGATGATGAGGACGTGAGGCTTTTTGTTAAAGACATTCTCAGTGAACACGGCTATACGGTTATCGAGGCAGTTAATGGAAATGAAGCAATTGAAAGATTCAGAGAACACAAAGGTATATCACTCTTAGTTCTCGATTCTATTATGCCGCGCAAGAACGGTATAGATGTTTATAATGCAACAAAGATATTTGCGCCTGACATTAAAGCCCTCTTTATGAGCGGATATACACTCGACATGGTGTCTGACAAGGGTGTTGAGCAAAGCGAATATGATTTTATCAAAAAACCTCTGCTGCCAGATGAATTACTGAAAAAAGTGCGGGAAATACTCGACAGACAATAA
- a CDS encoding ATP-binding cassette domain-containing protein, which translates to MIELSSIHKRFNAHTINEVYALKDVSLEIREGEFVTVIGTNGSGKSTLLNMVAGAIMPDSGTIMLAGEDITKKKDFKRAHSIARVFQNPFMGTAPDMTIAENLLLAFLRGKRHYPKLGLNRERRDLFKKRLAELEMQLEERIDTVIGTLSGGQRQAVSLLMAVIREPQVLLLDEHTAALDPKSASQIIKLTKTFIERGNLTALMVTHSMQQALELGTRTIMMHQGRIIDDISEKEKVRLTVDDLLDKFAELRKSERLTDDIIEQLRREYL; encoded by the coding sequence ATGATAGAGCTAAGCAGTATTCATAAAAGGTTTAACGCACACACGATTAATGAGGTTTATGCGTTGAAGGATGTTAGCCTTGAAATCAGGGAAGGCGAATTTGTCACAGTTATCGGTACCAACGGATCAGGGAAATCGACGCTGCTCAATATGGTGGCAGGCGCGATAATGCCTGATTCCGGGACCATTATGCTTGCAGGAGAAGATATTACAAAAAAGAAAGATTTTAAAAGGGCTCATTCTATTGCGAGGGTTTTTCAGAATCCTTTTATGGGAACTGCCCCGGACATGACCATAGCCGAGAATCTCCTTCTCGCATTTCTCAGGGGCAAGCGGCACTATCCGAAATTAGGACTAAACCGGGAACGCAGGGATTTATTCAAAAAGAGGCTGGCAGAACTTGAAATGCAACTTGAGGAAAGGATAGACACTGTCATCGGTACACTTTCCGGAGGGCAACGTCAGGCAGTAAGCCTTCTTATGGCTGTAATACGGGAGCCCCAAGTTCTTCTTCTTGATGAGCATACGGCAGCCCTTGACCCGAAATCGGCCTCTCAAATCATTAAATTGACAAAAACCTTTATTGAACGGGGGAATCTTACAGCCCTCATGGTAACGCACAGCATGCAGCAGGCACTTGAATTGGGAACCCGTACGATCATGATGCACCAGGGCCGGATTATCGATGATATTTCAGAAAAGGAAAAGGTGCGGCTCACGGTGGATGACCTCCTCGACAAGTTCGCAGAGTTGAGAAAATCGGAAAGACTGACAGATGATATTATTGAACAGTTAAGAAGAGAGTATCTATGA
- a CDS encoding STAS domain-containing protein: protein MFECTVTNEGPIKCITAKGRIDSLSSSDIQKVFDELILSGEHTFIFDMAAVHYISSAGLRVFISTQKLLKKAGGEIILSGVTEPVFEIFKMSGLVALFHMVTDREEVQELFRKDNKGTDIIACKIDGIAIEYIESKEKKLSPLFVAGKQDKTADSSFTEEDVIAVKPTDMQFGCGLAALGDTYDEYRFLFGESMVVNNAFFFYPAVKHSSVDFLIDAHKNPGVVYRFFHGFGFNGDHRYVLSFHGENTPVDLSSLIRSFFTISSADILGVCILAESKGIWGMHIKQVPVIDRKPANGKSIFDSDNFSDWIDYPLEPSYINNIVIATGIAVRERSCLARENAFLIPEGNNFHIHGGIFDKAPVSKNMADFDKETMRIFNEHQIYKIQHLLGLSKFSTGMAAIVELEA from the coding sequence ATGTTTGAATGTACTGTAACAAATGAAGGCCCTATTAAGTGCATTACTGCAAAAGGGCGCATTGATTCGCTTAGTTCGTCTGACATTCAGAAGGTATTCGATGAGCTCATCCTCTCAGGTGAGCACACTTTTATTTTTGATATGGCGGCAGTGCATTATATAAGCAGTGCAGGCCTCCGCGTATTTATCAGCACACAGAAGTTGTTGAAAAAGGCGGGAGGAGAAATTATCCTCTCAGGCGTTACAGAGCCTGTTTTTGAAATATTTAAAATGAGCGGCCTTGTTGCATTATTCCATATGGTGACAGACAGAGAAGAGGTGCAGGAGCTGTTCCGTAAAGATAATAAGGGAACAGACATTATTGCATGTAAAATTGACGGGATAGCCATAGAGTACATCGAAAGCAAGGAAAAGAAATTATCCCCCCTCTTCGTTGCCGGGAAACAGGATAAAACGGCAGACTCTTCATTTACCGAAGAGGATGTCATAGCAGTGAAACCAACAGATATGCAGTTTGGCTGCGGCCTTGCGGCGCTGGGAGATACATACGATGAATACAGGTTTCTCTTTGGGGAATCCATGGTGGTGAACAACGCCTTCTTTTTTTATCCAGCCGTAAAACACTCATCTGTTGATTTCCTGATTGATGCCCATAAAAACCCAGGTGTTGTCTATAGATTTTTCCATGGTTTTGGCTTTAACGGGGACCATAGATATGTTCTCTCATTTCATGGGGAAAATACCCCTGTTGATTTATCTTCTCTGATCCGGAGTTTTTTTACGATCTCCAGTGCGGATATCCTCGGTGTTTGTATACTGGCAGAAAGCAAGGGAATCTGGGGCATGCATATTAAGCAGGTACCTGTCATTGACCGGAAACCGGCAAACGGGAAAAGTATCTTTGACAGCGATAATTTTTCCGATTGGATCGATTATCCACTTGAGCCGTCATATATAAACAACATTGTTATTGCAACGGGTATTGCCGTAAGGGAACGTTCATGCCTGGCTCGTGAGAATGCATTCCTCATTCCGGAAGGGAACAACTTCCATATCCACGGGGGCATTTTTGATAAGGCACCTGTCAGTAAAAATATGGCTGATTTTGACAAAGAGACGATGCGTATATTTAACGAACATCAGATATATAAAATCCAGCATCTTCTCGGTCTTTCAAAGTTTTCAACCGGCATGGCTGCAATCGTGGAGCTTGAGGCCTGA
- a CDS encoding TfoX/Sxy family protein has product MAYDKGLAQRIREILEEEHGFNEKKMFGGICILFNGNMACGILNDDIIVRVGPYIYEESLKKPHAREFDITGRSMKGWVMISSEGYESDVDLIDWLYKGIEYARSLPPKQNVKK; this is encoded by the coding sequence ATGGCATATGATAAAGGTTTAGCGCAAAGAATTCGTGAAATTTTAGAAGAAGAGCATGGATTTAATGAAAAGAAAATGTTCGGAGGTATATGCATTTTATTCAACGGCAATATGGCCTGCGGCATATTGAATGATGACATCATTGTGCGTGTTGGTCCTTATATTTACGAAGAATCATTAAAAAAACCTCACGCAAGAGAGTTTGACATTACCGGAAGGTCTATGAAGGGCTGGGTAATGATTTCATCCGAGGGATATGAATCAGATGTGGATCTGATCGATTGGCTGTATAAAGGAATTGAATATGCCCGATCATTACCTCCAAAGCAGAATGTAAAAAAGTAA
- the rpsU gene encoding 30S ribosomal protein S21: protein MPAVIVREGESFESALKRFKKQCEKTGILSEIKKREHYEKPSVKKKKKMLAAKKRALKKLKRVMDKGLY from the coding sequence ATGCCAGCAGTTATTGTAAGAGAAGGAGAATCTTTCGAAAGTGCCCTTAAGAGATTTAAAAAACAATGCGAAAAAACAGGGATTTTATCTGAGATTAAGAAAAGAGAACATTACGAAAAGCCAAGCGTAAAAAAGAAGAAAAAAATGCTTGCCGCAAAGAAAAGAGCGTTAAAAAAGCTTAAGAGAGTAATGGACAAAGGTCTTTATTAA
- a CDS encoding GatB/YqeY domain-containing protein: MEFRSNIEDSLKQSLKQRDALKVSILRMLLAAIKNKEVEKLRALTEDEFYGIVKTSVKQHIDSIESFKKGNRQDLVDKEEKELEMLKGFLPVALSDTELLTEIEETIKIVEAKNQKDMGKVIKHLMEKYPGRIDGKALSGMVLKRLSSL, from the coding sequence ATGGAATTCAGATCAAATATTGAAGACAGTCTTAAGCAATCCTTAAAGCAAAGAGATGCCTTAAAAGTATCAATTCTTCGTATGCTCCTTGCCGCTATCAAGAATAAGGAAGTTGAAAAGCTCAGAGCACTGACAGAGGACGAATTTTACGGTATCGTAAAAACATCGGTAAAGCAGCATATTGATTCAATAGAAAGTTTTAAAAAAGGCAACAGACAGGATCTTGTAGATAAAGAAGAAAAAGAGCTCGAAATGTTAAAAGGGTTCCTGCCTGTTGCCTTATCAGATACAGAACTTCTGACAGAAATTGAGGAAACCATAAAAATAGTAGAAGCAAAAAACCAGAAGGATATGGGGAAAGTTATTAAACACCTTATGGAAAAATATCCTGGAAGAATCGATGGAAAGGCATTAAGTGGAATGGTGCTTAAAAGACTGTCTTCTCTGTAA